From the genome of Fusobacterium varium, one region includes:
- the sepF_2 gene encoding Cell division protein SepF, whose protein sequence is MDMDVNIVFVKPTKFEDCMKCIEHIKKDRIVHINLYDLDASDSQRILDYISGAVYIQEGQIVNPGEKVFCTIPKNKKFVFEYKDRNSVMDSRYDEEEEIIPSYKNNYLKKLLKNRKLLTENLF, encoded by the coding sequence ATGGATATGGATGTTAATATAGTTTTTGTAAAACCAACTAAATTTGAAGATTGCATGAAATGTATAGAACATATAAAGAAAGATAGAATAGTACATATAAATCTTTATGATTTAGATGCAAGTGACTCTCAAAGAATTTTGGATTATATCAGTGGAGCAGTATATATTCAAGAAGGGCAGATAGTGAACCCAGGAGAAAAAGTATTCTGTACTATTCCTAAGAATAAAAAATTTGTATTTGAATATAAAGATAGAAATAGTGTTATGGACTCAAGATATGATGAGGAAGAGGAAATAATTCCATCATATAAAAATAATTATTTGAAAAAATTATTAAAAAACAGAAAATTACTGACTGAGAATTTATTTTAA
- a CDS encoding Putative lipoprotein NMB1126/NMB1164 precursor: MKSRNIIGMIFISLLLLSCGKTGVESNIKKDDKIVSLREYNNLKETALPKRRVVIGKVKNYSRFGTQRTDITTKDILASEFSNSGRFNVLERSDLDSVIEELAFSNTLGEKSLLSKQKFLDTDFVIIGSVTKYALNTTGNKSLFSKSKEQKAEVVIELKVIDVTNGKVWIETGEGSSSVTFGTVLGAGTYGSYTSLEEEAFRAAVIQGVEKIVKKLDSMPWSASIVKKSGNNIIINSGVNSNLKLGTEMEVYKIGAPIEYRGEILGYEEERVGNAVVTNYIGEDAASLRYEGKNFNVPGIVKIKK, encoded by the coding sequence ATGAAATCAAGAAATATTATAGGAATGATTTTTATATCCCTTCTTCTTTTATCTTGTGGAAAAACAGGAGTAGAAAGCAATATAAAAAAAGATGATAAAATAGTCAGTTTAAGAGAATACAATAATTTAAAAGAAACTGCCCTTCCTAAAAGAAGAGTAGTTATAGGGAAAGTAAAAAATTATTCAAGGTTTGGAACACAAAGAACAGATATAACAACAAAGGATATTCTTGCTTCAGAATTTTCAAATTCTGGAAGGTTTAATGTATTGGAAAGAAGTGACTTAGATTCTGTTATAGAAGAATTAGCATTTTCTAATACTTTAGGAGAAAAATCTCTCTTATCTAAACAAAAATTTCTTGATACAGATTTTGTAATAATAGGAAGTGTGACAAAATATGCATTAAATACTACAGGAAATAAATCTTTATTTTCAAAAAGTAAGGAACAAAAGGCAGAAGTTGTTATAGAATTAAAAGTAATAGATGTAACTAATGGGAAAGTATGGATTGAAACTGGTGAAGGAAGTTCTAGTGTTACTTTTGGAACAGTACTTGGAGCAGGGACATATGGTTCATATACTTCTTTGGAAGAAGAGGCATTTAGAGCAGCAGTAATACAAGGAGTAGAAAAAATAGTAAAAAAATTGGATTCAATGCCTTGGAGTGCAAGTATTGTTAAAAAATCGGGAAATAATATAATAATCAATTCAGGAGTTAATAGTAATTTAAAACTTGGAACTGAAATGGAAGTGTATAAAATAGGAGCTCCAATAGAGTATAGAGGAGAAATTTTAGGTTATGAAGAAGAAAGAGTTGGAAATGCAGTAGTAACAAATTATATTGGTGAAGATGCAGCATCTTTGAGATATGAAGGAAAAAATTTTAATGTTCCCGGAATTGTAAAAATAAAAAAATAA
- the hprK gene encoding HPr kinase/phosphorylase produces the protein MNRVRKYKESIIVRDIMEHFNMELINEGDLDFEITTPSIYQIGYELIGFFDEDGDELNKYLHIYGKKEAMFVDKLSSEKKSDMWNKYFTYNFPALIITGETKVTKEMVEAAKKNNKTILKSPMRTSKTIRELKFFLSKELAEEKMINGYMLLEILGVGVMLTGYEDAKLGVTIELLERGHKLITDNNLIIKRVAENDLEGYNRFDKSIMDSHFFIVNNKDGSKIDVTTQFGIKATRNMKRIDMLVVLEEWDEKKFYDRLGLDEVYEEFLGEKIPKVTVPVRKGRNLAIILETAALNYRLKMMGVNSAEYFMEESKKIIAANRVKQGDSDMNNDKLLPVRKLKNEFNLKVLHGEEKLDSTYIKTTGIHRPSLALSGYVDMYEDEGYTGVQLFSKVEFKYLESLSEEKRIENLKRYLEFHFPIIVLTSDAEMPQYFFELIKEKDLILCRSPYKKSSQLIANFNGFLETYFTPNLSLHGVFLELYGFGVLLVGKSGIGKSETALELIHRGHRLIADDMVKFVKDVSGDIIGKAAKLPYFMEIRGLGIIDIKTLYGLGAVRINKKLDIIIELKEQERDNYLTSVDYQSTSSEILGNKIPKVILYISSGRNAAAMVEIAVMNLMAIMLGHDPEKLYEEGLKRMTEEERKILEA, from the coding sequence TTGAATAGAGTTAGAAAATATAAAGAAAGTATTATTGTAAGGGATATAATGGAACATTTTAATATGGAACTGATAAATGAAGGTGATCTTGATTTTGAAATAACTACACCAAGTATATATCAGATAGGGTATGAATTGATAGGTTTTTTTGATGAAGATGGAGATGAATTAAATAAATATCTTCACATATATGGAAAAAAAGAAGCTATGTTTGTAGATAAATTGTCTTCAGAAAAAAAATCTGATATGTGGAATAAATATTTTACATATAACTTTCCAGCACTGATTATAACTGGGGAAACTAAAGTTACGAAAGAAATGGTTGAAGCTGCCAAAAAAAATAATAAGACTATATTAAAAAGTCCTATGAGAACATCTAAGACTATAAGAGAATTAAAGTTTTTTCTATCTAAAGAGTTAGCAGAAGAAAAAATGATTAATGGATATATGCTTCTTGAAATACTAGGTGTAGGAGTAATGCTTACTGGATATGAAGATGCAAAACTTGGAGTAACTATAGAACTTTTAGAAAGAGGACATAAACTTATAACTGACAATAATCTTATTATAAAAAGAGTGGCAGAAAATGATCTTGAAGGATATAATCGTTTTGATAAAAGTATAATGGATAGCCATTTTTTTATAGTAAATAATAAAGATGGAAGTAAAATAGATGTAACTACTCAATTTGGAATAAAAGCAACAAGAAATATGAAAAGAATAGATATGCTTGTAGTACTCGAAGAATGGGACGAAAAAAAGTTTTATGATAGACTTGGTTTAGATGAAGTATATGAAGAATTTTTAGGAGAAAAAATTCCAAAAGTAACAGTACCTGTAAGAAAGGGAAGAAATCTTGCTATAATTTTAGAAACAGCAGCTTTGAATTATAGATTAAAAATGATGGGAGTAAATTCGGCTGAATACTTTATGGAGGAATCAAAAAAGATAATAGCAGCAAATAGAGTAAAACAAGGAGATAGTGATATGAATAATGATAAACTGCTTCCAGTTAGAAAATTAAAAAATGAATTTAATCTAAAAGTTTTACATGGAGAAGAAAAATTAGACAGTACATATATAAAAACTACAGGAATACATCGACCATCTTTAGCATTGTCAGGATATGTTGATATGTATGAAGATGAAGGATATACAGGAGTTCAGCTTTTTTCAAAAGTAGAATTTAAATATTTGGAAAGTTTATCTGAAGAAAAGAGAATAGAAAATTTAAAAAGATATTTAGAATTTCATTTTCCAATAATAGTACTTACATCAGACGCTGAAATGCCACAGTATTTCTTTGAACTGATAAAAGAAAAAGATTTAATACTGTGTAGAAGTCCATATAAAAAATCCTCTCAATTAATAGCAAATTTCAATGGATTTTTAGAAACATATTTTACACCTAACTTATCACTTCATGGAGTATTTTTAGAATTATATGGTTTTGGAGTACTTCTTGTAGGGAAAAGTGGAATAGGAAAAAGTGAAACTGCACTGGAGCTTATTCATAGAGGACATAGACTAATAGCTGATGATATGGTAAAATTTGTAAAAGATGTAAGTGGAGATATAATTGGTAAAGCAGCCAAACTTCCATATTTTATGGAAATAAGAGGTTTAGGAATAATAGATATAAAAACTTTATACGGATTGGGAGCTGTAAGAATAAATAAAAAATTGGATATAATAATAGAATTAAAAGAGCAGGAAAGAGATAATTATCTTACATCTGTAGATTATCAAAGTACTTCATCAGAAATATTAGGAAATAAAATACCTAAGGTAATATTGTATATTTCTTCTGGAAGAAATGCTGCTGCAATGGTAGAGATAGCTGTTATGAATCTTATGGCAATAATGCTTGGTCATGATCCAGAAAAACTTTATGAGGAAGGATTAAAAAGAATGACTGAAGAAGAAAGAAAAATTTTAGAAGCATAG
- the fgs gene encoding Folylpolyglutamate synthase, whose translation MNINELLDELYSYSMHGIKLGLENIKKICEELGNPQNSYKIIHIAGTNGKGSTATTLETILLEAGYSVGKYTSPHILKFNERIRADGKDISDEDIAYYYEMVKKAIENKKVKPTFFEVTTAMMFKYFQDKKVDYVVLETGMGGRFDATNITKADLCIITNVTLDHTEYLGDTIYKIAREKAGIIKDCPKVIVADNNSEFLKAINEEKAKVINVLEKYKYAEEKLDFENFVTEIKIDGDIFEFSLFGDYQFKNFLCAYEAALELGISKEIIKKASKKVIWQCRFERYSNNPLVVLDGAHNPDGMTELKKIIEKGYKPEEVVAIVSILKDKDIKSMLKILKSISSTLILTSLAENPRGTSGEEIYRQLSNIDGCSIENDLMKAYKKALDMKKKIILICGSFYLLSKFKEEINE comes from the coding sequence ATGAATATAAATGAATTATTAGATGAACTTTATTCATATTCGATGCATGGAATAAAGCTGGGATTAGAAAATATAAAAAAGATATGTGAAGAATTGGGAAATCCTCAAAATTCATATAAAATAATTCATATAGCAGGAACTAATGGGAAAGGGTCAACTGCTACAACTTTGGAAACTATACTGTTGGAAGCAGGTTATAGTGTAGGAAAATATACTTCACCTCATATATTGAAATTTAATGAAAGAATAAGAGCAGATGGGAAAGATATATCAGATGAAGATATAGCATATTATTATGAAATGGTAAAAAAAGCCATAGAAAATAAAAAAGTAAAACCAACATTTTTTGAAGTGACAACTGCAATGATGTTTAAATATTTTCAAGATAAAAAAGTGGATTATGTAGTACTTGAAACAGGTATGGGTGGCAGATTTGATGCTACCAATATCACTAAAGCAGATTTGTGTATAATAACTAATGTTACTTTGGATCATACTGAATATCTGGGAGATACTATTTATAAAATAGCAAGAGAAAAAGCAGGAATAATAAAAGATTGTCCTAAAGTAATAGTAGCAGATAATAATAGTGAATTTTTAAAAGCTATAAATGAAGAAAAAGCAAAAGTGATTAATGTTTTAGAAAAATATAAATATGCTGAAGAAAAACTTGATTTTGAAAATTTTGTAACAGAAATAAAAATAGATGGAGATATTTTTGAGTTTTCTCTATTTGGAGATTATCAATTTAAAAATTTTCTTTGTGCTTATGAAGCAGCTTTGGAATTAGGAATATCAAAAGAAATAATAAAGAAAGCCAGCAAAAAAGTAATATGGCAGTGCAGATTTGAAAGATACAGCAATAATCCTCTTGTAGTATTAGATGGAGCTCATAATCCAGATGGAATGACAGAGCTAAAAAAAATAATAGAAAAAGGTTATAAGCCAGAAGAAGTAGTAGCTATTGTATCAATATTGAAGGACAAGGATATAAAAAGTATGTTGAAGATTTTAAAAAGTATTTCATCTACTTTGATATTAACATCTCTTGCAGAGAATCCAAGAGGAACTTCTGGAGAAGAGATATATAGACAACTCTCAAATATAGATGGCTGCAGTATAGAAAATGATTTAATGAAAGCCTATAAAAAAGCTTTAGATATGAAGAAAAAAATAATTCTTATATGTGGGTCTTTTTATCTTTTAAGTAAATTTAAAGAGGAAATAAATGAGTAA
- the mtnN_2 gene encoding 5'-methylthioadenosine/S-adenosylhomocysteine nucleosidase, whose protein sequence is MKIGIIGAMNEEVVELKTVMSDIKSENIGNLEFFKGKLLGKDVVLVEGGIGKVNAAICATLMINHFKVDKVLFTGVAGGVNPDINIGDIVIGKDLIEHDFDSTAFGYELGQIPRMDTYIFKADQELIDIACDVAEKEFGKSKVCLGRIVSGDEFVASLERIEWLRNTFNADCTEMEGAAVAHVCHVFKMPFLIIRAISDKANHDAKVDFPEFVKLAAKNSKTIIEGILNRL, encoded by the coding sequence ATGAAAATAGGTATAATTGGTGCAATGAATGAAGAGGTAGTAGAATTAAAAACTGTAATGAGTGATATAAAATCTGAAAATATTGGAAATTTAGAATTTTTTAAAGGCAAACTTTTGGGAAAAGATGTAGTGTTGGTAGAGGGAGGAATTGGAAAAGTAAATGCTGCTATATGTGCTACACTTATGATAAATCATTTTAAAGTGGATAAAGTACTTTTCACAGGAGTAGCAGGTGGAGTAAATCCTGATATCAATATAGGAGATATAGTTATAGGAAAGGATCTTATAGAACATGATTTTGACAGTACAGCCTTTGGATATGAACTTGGTCAAATACCAAGAATGGATACTTATATATTTAAAGCAGATCAGGAATTAATTGATATAGCCTGTGATGTAGCTGAAAAAGAATTTGGAAAATCTAAAGTATGTTTAGGGCGTATAGTAAGTGGTGATGAATTTGTTGCTTCGTTGGAAAGAATTGAATGGCTGAGAAATACTTTTAATGCTGACTGTACAGAGATGGAAGGAGCAGCAGTAGCCCATGTATGTCATGTTTTCAAAATGCCTTTCCTTATAATAAGGGCAATATCTGATAAAGCCAACCATGATGCAAAAGTTGATTTTCCTGAATTTGTAAAATTGGCAGCTAAAAATTCTAAAACTATAATAGAAGGTATATTGAATAGACTTTAA
- the htrB gene encoding Lipid A biosynthesis lauroyl acyltransferase, protein MIYRIQYWIIMFFRFIILLFPENARFKFAEFLGWLGYHVVKKRREIALANLKLAFPEKTQEERERIALESFKIMLKAFLCTLWFGKYLHEPGRVKIENIEILHKAAAENKGVVVSTLHLGNMEATVKAGEGYDITTVAKKQRNPYLDKFITESRKNDLNLTILKKSKRTSRELIERLNNKGIIALFSDHRDKGAIVNFFGESTKAPTGAVSLALKYDIPFVWGYNIMHKDNSCTIKVVEQVEFIKTDNFKEDVQVNTQLLISKMEEVIREYPEQWMWFHDRWNLYSQLHKKNKK, encoded by the coding sequence ATGATATATAGAATACAATATTGGATAATTATGTTCTTTAGATTTATTATCCTTCTTTTTCCTGAAAATGCTAGATTTAAATTTGCAGAATTTTTAGGCTGGTTAGGATACCATGTAGTCAAAAAAAGAAGAGAAATAGCTCTTGCTAATCTTAAACTTGCTTTCCCGGAAAAAACTCAGGAAGAAAGAGAAAGAATAGCTCTTGAATCTTTCAAAATAATGTTGAAAGCTTTTTTATGTACTTTATGGTTTGGAAAATATCTCCATGAACCTGGCAGAGTAAAAATTGAAAATATAGAAATTCTACATAAAGCTGCTGCTGAAAATAAAGGTGTTGTAGTTTCAACACTCCATCTAGGTAATATGGAAGCTACTGTAAAAGCTGGAGAGGGATATGATATTACTACTGTTGCTAAAAAACAGAGAAATCCATATCTTGATAAATTTATAACAGAAAGCAGAAAAAATGATCTTAATCTTACAATTTTAAAAAAGAGTAAGAGAACAAGCAGGGAGCTCATAGAAAGACTTAATAATAAAGGAATAATTGCATTATTCAGCGACCATAGAGATAAGGGAGCTATTGTCAATTTCTTTGGTGAATCAACCAAAGCTCCTACTGGAGCTGTTTCCCTTGCATTAAAATATGATATTCCATTTGTATGGGGATACAACATTATGCACAAAGACAATTCCTGTACAATAAAAGTTGTAGAGCAGGTAGAATTTATTAAAACTGATAATTTTAAAGAAGATGTTCAAGTAAATACGCAGCTTCTCATAAGTAAAATGGAAGAAGTAATCAGAGAATACCCAGAACAATGGATGTGGTTTCACGATAGATGGAATTTATACAGCCAACTTCATAAAAAAAATAAAAAGTAA
- the nrnA gene encoding Bifunctional oligoribonuclease and PAP phosphatase nrnA: MEKRAEIYNEDENYDMDLAICVDSAALSRIGDVEKAIKNTFTINIDHHISNPKYGDINYVENVSSTSEIIYKFLKFLNVEIDINIGEALYTGLVNDTGNFKHDNVTEETFKMAGYLVKIGVDNSKIVREFLNTKSMAAIKFLGQAMYEMKFDEKKKLAYFFLSNKDFIKMVGEKKIQRK, encoded by the coding sequence TTGGAAAAAAGAGCAGAAATATATAATGAAGATGAAAATTATGATATGGATCTTGCTATATGTGTCGATAGTGCTGCTTTGAGCAGAATAGGAGATGTAGAAAAAGCAATAAAGAATACATTTACAATAAATATTGATCATCATATCAGCAATCCAAAATATGGAGATATTAATTATGTAGAAAATGTTTCTTCTACAAGTGAAATAATATATAAATTTTTAAAATTTTTAAATGTTGAAATAGATATAAATATAGGAGAAGCTCTTTATACTGGACTTGTAAATGATACAGGAAATTTTAAACATGATAATGTAACTGAGGAAACATTTAAGATGGCAGGATATTTGGTCAAAATAGGAGTAGATAATTCTAAAATAGTTAGAGAATTTTTAAATACTAAAAGTATGGCTGCAATAAAGTTCTTAGGTCAAGCTATGTATGAAATGAAATTTGATGAAAAAAAGAAATTAGCTTATTTTTTCCTTTCTAATAAAGATTTTATAAAAATGGTGGGAGAAAAGAAGATACAGAGGAAATAG
- a CDS encoding Predicted phosphohydrolase (DHH superfamily) — translation MENLVSYEKAEVSLFLREDKQGVIKGSMRSKYDIDVNSIAGMFGGGGHRKASGFTSELSADEIVRIILEKL, via the coding sequence GTGGAAAATTTAGTATCATATGAAAAAGCAGAAGTATCTCTATTCTTAAGAGAAGATAAACAAGGAGTTATCAAGGGAAGTATGAGAAGTAAGTATGACATAGATGTAAACTCTATAGCAGGTATGTTTGGTGGTGGAGGACATCGTAAAGCTTCTGGTTTTACAAGCGAACTTTCAGCAGATGAGATAGTTAGAATAATTTTAGAAAAACTATAA
- a CDS encoding MORN repeat variant, which yields MKKVIFILVILLLTSCYKKRIEDISKQEIRDGIVYVVNEDKSYSGVFIEKYEKDKFYVMQDKNGENKSYYKGGKLRKEITYKNGIKDGIEKIYYPNNQLMLEIAYKKGEKEGKLKKYYPDGKLQYEVFYKNGLKEGIEKTYYKNGNLRLEIPYENSKIVGTEKRYYESGELFGEITYSDEDVKEVYYEKNGEIKK from the coding sequence ATGAAAAAAGTAATATTTATATTGGTTATATTATTATTAACAAGTTGCTATAAAAAGAGAATCGAAGATATTTCAAAGCAGGAAATAAGAGATGGAATAGTATATGTAGTCAATGAAGATAAATCATACAGTGGAGTATTTATAGAAAAGTATGAAAAGGATAAATTTTATGTAATGCAAGATAAAAACGGAGAAAATAAAAGTTATTATAAGGGTGGAAAACTAAGAAAAGAAATAACATATAAAAACGGAATAAAAGATGGGATAGAAAAAATATATTATCCAAATAATCAATTAATGTTGGAAATTGCATATAAAAAAGGAGAAAAGGAAGGAAAGCTAAAAAAATATTATCCAGATGGAAAGTTGCAGTATGAAGTTTTTTATAAAAATGGGTTAAAAGAGGGAATAGAAAAAACATATTATAAAAATGGAAATTTAAGATTGGAAATTCCTTATGAGAATTCTAAAATAGTTGGAACAGAAAAAAGATATTATGAAAGTGGAGAATTATTTGGAGAAATTACATATAGTGATGAAGATGTAAAAGAAGTATATTATGAAAAAAATGGAGAAATAAAAAAATAG